A single Thermosynechococcus vestitus BP-1 DNA region contains:
- a CDS encoding glycosyltransferase family 2 protein — MEIFSRHYQVLRDGIETALCYGSSFVVRRSALEAIGGFVTASLSEDYYTGIQLAANGYRLIYLNESLSAGLCAEDMAAHIRQRQRWARGTLQGFFIAANPLRVANLTWLQRLAHLEGMTQWFHSPLRLFLLLLPLMAAFWGIVPLETTLRQWLYYFVPYYWLLLSTFRWLNGQSRSAVVSDLYAVVQCVPLTLTVIQTLLRPFGHRFWVTPKGRDGDRYHFQWHLGAPLFVLFGLSVVAAVFNWQALHTKGLLLAWVWNLYNLLILALALYSLIERPRPDPYDWLNVQQTVELHLGWDQATALWGTTSRLSEGGALVHLHQPLPPSAIGVPLTCRLLEAGIDLRGQIVSMPHPTTLKIGFDPLSPAQYRQLITFLFCEPNRWQWQQTPGELQTLWLLLRTLVSPPLRRQRQHLHPAPQAQQHQGIAPVAIAKRNYGRNNH, encoded by the coding sequence GTGGAAATCTTTTCGCGTCACTATCAAGTGCTGCGGGATGGCATCGAAACGGCACTGTGCTACGGCAGTTCCTTTGTGGTGCGGCGATCGGCTCTAGAGGCCATTGGCGGCTTTGTCACTGCATCCCTGAGTGAGGACTACTACACCGGCATCCAATTGGCAGCAAACGGTTATCGGCTGATTTACTTGAATGAAAGCCTGAGTGCGGGGCTGTGTGCGGAGGATATGGCGGCTCACATTCGTCAACGCCAACGCTGGGCACGGGGGACGCTTCAGGGGTTTTTTATTGCTGCAAATCCGCTGCGGGTAGCCAATCTCACCTGGCTTCAGCGCCTTGCCCACCTAGAGGGTATGACCCAGTGGTTTCACAGTCCCCTGCGTTTGTTCTTGCTCCTGTTGCCCTTAATGGCTGCCTTTTGGGGGATCGTGCCCCTGGAAACAACGCTGCGGCAGTGGCTTTACTATTTTGTGCCCTACTACTGGCTGCTACTCAGTACCTTCCGCTGGCTCAATGGTCAAAGTCGTTCGGCTGTGGTCTCAGATCTCTATGCCGTTGTCCAATGTGTGCCCCTGACATTGACCGTGATTCAGACGCTGTTGCGTCCCTTTGGTCACCGTTTTTGGGTCACACCGAAGGGGAGGGATGGCGATCGCTACCATTTTCAGTGGCATCTAGGGGCACCGCTATTCGTACTTTTTGGGCTCTCGGTTGTTGCGGCTGTATTCAATTGGCAGGCATTACACACCAAGGGACTACTCCTGGCTTGGGTCTGGAACCTTTACAATTTGCTGATTCTTGCCCTTGCCCTCTACAGTCTCATCGAACGCCCCCGCCCCGATCCCTACGATTGGCTCAATGTACAGCAAACCGTTGAACTCCATCTGGGTTGGGATCAAGCCACTGCCCTCTGGGGCACGACGAGTCGCCTTTCTGAAGGGGGAGCTCTCGTTCATCTGCATCAACCCCTCCCCCCCTCCGCAATCGGTGTGCCCCTCACCTGTCGGCTGTTGGAGGCCGGCATTGACCTCAGGGGCCAAATTGTGAGCATGCCCCATCCAACGACGCTCAAGATTGGCTTCGATCCCCTGAGTCCGGCTCAATATCGGCAATTGATCACGTTCCTTTTCTGTGAACCCAACCGCTGGCAATGGCAACAAACCCCCGGTGAATTGCAGACCCTGTGGCTGCTCCTGCGGACGCTCGTGTCTCCTCCCCTGAGGCGCCAGCGGCAGCACCTACACCCTGCCCCTCAGGCTCAGCAACATCAGGGCATTGCACCTGTTGCTATTGCCAAACGAAACTATGGACGAAACAACCATTAG
- a CDS encoding bifunctional 4-hydroxy-2-oxoglutarate aldolase/2-dehydro-3-deoxy-phosphogluconate aldolase, whose protein sequence is MPKLQQLEFLQGLPLIAVVRAATPTAAIARAQVYLQAGFTSLEVTWTIPDAPSVLQQLRQDYPHCTIGAASLQNPQMLKEAIAAGAQFLVTPHTAIEVVSVAKDANCPLILGALTPTEVLHAWQSGATAVKVFPIMAVGGASYLQALRPLFAEIPLIPCGGIGWEDLVPLWRAGAIAIAMGSQLGTDLTKLKQQVAQAHQAYQALGQE, encoded by the coding sequence ATGCCCAAGCTGCAGCAGTTAGAGTTTTTGCAAGGCCTACCCTTGATTGCAGTGGTGCGTGCTGCTACTCCTACTGCCGCGATCGCCCGTGCTCAGGTCTATCTGCAAGCCGGTTTTACCTCTTTGGAGGTCACTTGGACCATTCCAGATGCCCCCTCAGTGTTGCAACAACTGCGTCAGGACTATCCCCACTGCACCATCGGCGCAGCTAGCCTGCAAAACCCCCAGATGCTCAAGGAGGCGATCGCGGCGGGGGCCCAATTTTTAGTGACTCCCCATACAGCCATCGAGGTGGTGTCCGTTGCAAAGGATGCCAACTGTCCTCTGATTTTGGGGGCGTTGACACCCACGGAAGTGCTCCATGCTTGGCAATCTGGGGCAACGGCAGTGAAGGTTTTTCCAATCATGGCAGTGGGGGGTGCAAGCTATCTACAGGCCTTGCGACCCTTGTTTGCTGAGATTCCCTTAATCCCCTGTGGGGGCATTGGTTGGGAAGATCTGGTGCCCCTCTGGCGTGCCGGAGCGATCGCCATCGCTATGGGCAGCCAACTGGGTACCGATCTGACGAAACTCAAGCAGCAGGTGGCTCAGGCTCATCAGGCCTATCAGGCGCTGGGGCAGGAGTAA
- a CDS encoding DUF4033 domain-containing protein, translating into MMPPESLSWLERWCLARLIRAIASAIGVAPQRWDYVGFIEITRQLQRGRSPAQQQAIVATVFDRLIPPMMSTLIRKLFRPSRWVCEWNAWFATRLTGWLVGASDRYWVEVIPPNQLPQWQHSGVRIQKCRYLAESQCMALCMNLCKKPTEQFFRQRLGIPLTMTPNFKDYSCEMVFGTPAQPIPQPPLLPCWQDPSQTPCPYV; encoded by the coding sequence ATGATGCCTCCTGAGTCCCTGAGCTGGCTAGAGCGGTGGTGCTTGGCGCGGCTGATCCGAGCGATCGCCAGTGCCATTGGGGTTGCACCACAGCGGTGGGACTATGTTGGCTTTATTGAGATCACCCGACAACTGCAACGGGGGCGATCGCCCGCGCAGCAACAGGCCATTGTGGCCACGGTCTTTGATCGCCTCATCCCACCAATGATGAGTACATTGATACGCAAACTCTTTCGGCCCAGCCGCTGGGTCTGTGAGTGGAATGCCTGGTTTGCTACCCGCCTCACAGGCTGGTTAGTGGGTGCCAGCGATCGCTACTGGGTCGAGGTTATTCCCCCAAATCAACTCCCCCAATGGCAACACAGTGGTGTGCGCATCCAAAAATGCCGCTACTTGGCTGAATCCCAATGTATGGCGTTGTGTATGAACCTGTGCAAAAAACCCACCGAGCAATTTTTTCGACAGCGACTCGGCATTCCTTTGACGATGACGCCGAACTTTAAGGACTACAGTTGCGAAATGGTCTTTGGTACCCCTGCCCAGCCGATTCCTCAGCCGCCGCTGCTCCCCTGTTGGCAGGATCCGAGTCAAACCCCCTGCCCTTACGTTTAG
- a CDS encoding glycosyltransferase, translating into MPPVTPWLAIEHLDKPWIFWPLFLMVVLSSVVLRWGNVQQQWARAIVVGSLMALMLHYLLWRAIATLNLRTPLEAALSLLLLGIEGFMMAGYGLQLYLLLHIKNRRPEADAAALAVKSGHYQPWVDIFIPTYNEPLPILRRTIVGCQALDYPHKRIYVLDDTRRPALRELACELGCEYLSRADNRHAKAGNLNHALAQTQGELIAVFDADFVPTRNFLTRTVGFFQAPDIGLVQTYQSFYNPDPIARNLGLDSAVTSL; encoded by the coding sequence ATGCCCCCTGTCACACCTTGGCTGGCCATTGAACACCTAGACAAGCCGTGGATTTTTTGGCCCTTGTTCTTGATGGTGGTCCTCAGCAGCGTTGTTTTGCGCTGGGGAAACGTGCAGCAGCAGTGGGCACGGGCCATTGTTGTTGGCAGTCTAATGGCCTTAATGCTGCATTACCTACTGTGGCGAGCGATCGCCACCCTCAACCTGCGCACTCCCCTAGAGGCTGCCCTTAGTCTACTCCTACTGGGCATTGAAGGGTTTATGATGGCGGGCTATGGCCTGCAACTGTACCTTCTTCTCCACATCAAAAATCGTCGGCCTGAAGCCGACGCCGCTGCCCTTGCGGTCAAAAGTGGCCACTATCAGCCTTGGGTGGATATTTTTATTCCCACCTACAACGAACCGCTGCCGATCCTACGGCGCACAATTGTTGGCTGCCAAGCCCTAGACTACCCCCACAAGCGCATCTATGTCCTTGACGATACCCGTCGGCCGGCGCTGCGGGAACTGGCCTGCGAATTGGGCTGTGAATACCTAAGTCGAGCAGACAATCGCCATGCCAAAGCGGGCAATCTCAACCATGCCCTTGCCCAAACCCAGGGAGAACTCATTGCAGTCTTTGATGCTGATTTTGTTCCCACCCGCAACTTTCTCACCCGCACGGTGGGGTTTTTTCAGGCTCCCGATATTGGGCTGGTGCAAACCTACCAGAGCTTTTACAATCCTGACCCCATTGCCCGCAATCTTGGCCTAGATAGTGCCGTCACGAGTTTATGA
- the smpB gene encoding SsrA-binding protein SmpB — protein MGDSIKVLSENRQARFQYEILETYECGLVLLGTEVKSIRAGKVNLRDGFARIRNGEAWLMNVHISPHESTNPSYNHDPLRDRKLLLHKQEIRKLVGKVEQKGLTLVPLKLYLKNGRVKVSLGLARGKKLHDKRQDLKQRQDKREMERAMKQR, from the coding sequence ATGGGTGATAGCATCAAAGTCCTGAGTGAGAATCGCCAAGCGCGCTTCCAATATGAAATTCTGGAAACCTATGAATGTGGTCTTGTGTTGCTGGGCACTGAGGTGAAGTCTATTCGCGCTGGCAAGGTCAATTTACGGGATGGTTTTGCCCGCATCCGCAATGGTGAAGCGTGGTTGATGAATGTCCACATTTCGCCCCACGAAAGTACCAACCCATCCTATAACCATGACCCCTTGCGCGATCGCAAGCTCCTTCTCCACAAGCAGGAGATCCGTAAGCTGGTGGGCAAAGTTGAACAAAAGGGGCTGACCCTTGTGCCCCTAAAGCTCTACCTAAAAAATGGTCGGGTCAAGGTCTCCCTCGGCCTTGCCCGTGGTAAGAAACTCCACGACAAGCGCCAAGACCTCAAGCAGCGGCAGGACAAGCGGGAAATGGAGCGGGCAATGAAGCAGCGCTAA
- the nusA gene encoding transcription termination factor NusA, with protein MTIYRLPGLRAMINEISQERNLPKHAVHQALKEALLKGYERYRRSLRSDHSHFEEDHFANFEVELDTEQEGFRILATKTIKETVENPDREIALADVIEVVQDARVGDTVLLDVTPDHQEFGRMAAMQTKQVLAQKLRDQQRRLIQEEFKELEGTVLLGRVLRFERQSVIMAVRSDASQPEVEAELPKWEQLPNDNYRANSTFKVYLKRVKEGPQRGPQLEVSRADAGLVVYLFANEVPEIEDEVVRIVAIAREANPPNHKVGPRTKIAVDTLERDVDPVGACIGARGSRIQAVVNELRGEKIDVIRWSPDPATYIANSLSPAPVEEVRLINPEARIAHVLVAPDKVSQAIGKEGQNVRLATRLTGWKIEVRDSSQYNYEEEDRLAMAALEEQVAS; from the coding sequence ATGACCATCTATCGCTTACCCGGCCTACGGGCCATGATCAATGAAATCAGCCAAGAGCGGAATTTGCCCAAGCACGCAGTGCATCAAGCCCTCAAGGAAGCACTGCTTAAGGGATACGAACGCTATCGCCGCAGTTTGCGCTCGGATCATAGTCACTTTGAGGAGGATCACTTTGCCAACTTTGAAGTGGAACTAGATACGGAGCAGGAGGGCTTTCGGATTTTGGCCACCAAAACCATTAAAGAAACAGTAGAGAACCCCGATCGCGAGATTGCGCTTGCCGATGTGATTGAGGTGGTGCAGGATGCCCGCGTCGGCGATACGGTGCTGCTGGATGTCACCCCCGACCATCAAGAATTTGGCCGCATGGCTGCGATGCAAACCAAGCAGGTGTTGGCACAAAAATTGCGGGATCAACAGCGTCGCCTCATCCAAGAGGAATTCAAAGAGCTTGAGGGCACCGTACTCCTGGGCCGCGTCCTCCGTTTTGAGCGGCAATCGGTAATTATGGCTGTGCGCAGTGATGCTAGCCAACCGGAAGTGGAGGCCGAACTGCCGAAATGGGAACAACTGCCCAACGACAACTACCGCGCCAACTCGACATTCAAGGTCTATCTTAAGCGCGTCAAAGAAGGCCCCCAACGCGGCCCCCAATTGGAGGTTTCCCGTGCCGATGCTGGCTTGGTGGTCTATCTCTTTGCCAATGAAGTGCCAGAAATTGAGGATGAAGTGGTGCGGATTGTTGCCATTGCCCGCGAAGCCAATCCCCCGAATCATAAAGTGGGACCGCGTACCAAAATTGCGGTGGATACCTTAGAACGGGATGTCGATCCTGTGGGCGCCTGTATTGGGGCACGGGGATCCCGCATTCAAGCGGTGGTGAATGAACTGCGGGGCGAAAAAATTGATGTGATCCGCTGGTCGCCGGATCCAGCCACCTATATTGCCAATTCCCTGAGTCCGGCACCGGTGGAGGAGGTGCGGCTCATCAACCCCGAAGCCCGCATCGCCCATGTCCTTGTGGCACCGGATAAGGTCTCCCAAGCCATTGGTAAAGAAGGTCAAAATGTGCGCTTAGCAACCCGCCTCACGGGCTGGAAAATTGAGGTGCGCGATAGTTCTCAGTACAACTACGAAGAGGAGGATCGCTTGGCCATGGCTGCTCTCGAAGAACAGGTTGCCAGTTAG
- a CDS encoding YlxR family protein: MSVPQRRCVSCGRVADRSEFWRIVRCWPDQKVQLDRGMGRSAYLCPTAECLRVAKQKKRLARSLRCPIPEEIFTTLAARLDVHRNHD; this comes from the coding sequence ATGAGTGTTCCCCAGCGCCGCTGTGTGTCCTGTGGCCGCGTGGCCGATCGCTCGGAGTTTTGGCGAATTGTGCGCTGCTGGCCCGATCAAAAGGTGCAGTTGGATCGGGGGATGGGGCGATCGGCCTATCTGTGTCCCACGGCTGAGTGTCTTAGGGTGGCTAAGCAGAAAAAACGCTTGGCGCGATCGCTCCGCTGTCCCATTCCAGAAGAGATTTTTACGACTCTTGCCGCTCGCCTAGATGTCCATCGCAACCATGACTGA
- a CDS encoding IS5-like element ISTel4 family transposase (programmed frameshift), giving the protein MRTPDYRRHDISDRVWERLEPHLPGRRGSWGGVAKDNRQFINAVFWILRTGAPWRDLPPEYGDWKNVHRRFCRWRDKGVWEKVLEQLIDEPDYEWLIIDATHVKVHPHATGAKGGNQGHGPYKRGLNTKIHLAVDAHGMPLRMVITAGTTADCRQAATLIEGIDAKYLLADKGYDSDALIAQAKEHGMQPVIPSRRHRRQRRECDKQLYRLRHLVENAFLHLKRWRGIATRYAKNTASFLAAVHIRCIAIWASIS; this is encoded by the exons ATGAGGACACCTGACTACCGTCGCCACGATATTTCCGACCGGGTTTGGGAGCGGTTGGAACCGCATCTACCTGGACGCCGAGGGAGCTGGGGGGGTGTGGCGAAAGACAACCGGCAGTTCATCAATGCGGTGTTCTGGATACTGCGCACCGGCGCCCCTTGGCGGGATTTACCCCCGGAGTACGGAGATTGGAAGAACGTGCATCGAAGGTTCTGCCGCTGGCGAGACAAAGGCGTGTGGGAAAAGGTCCTTGAGCAGTTGATCGACGAGCCCGATTACGAATGGTTGATCATCGATGCTACTCATGTCAAAGTCCACCCTCATGCCACAGGGGCCAAAGGCGGCAACCAAG GACATGGGCCGTACAAAAGGGGGCTCAATACCAAGATACATCTGGCCGTGGATGCGCATGGTATGCCGCTGCGAATGGTTATCACAGCAGGTACCACTGCGGATTGTCGCCAAGCTGCAACCTTGATCGAAGGAATCGATGCAAAGTACCTGTTGGCGGACAAAGGCTACGACAGTGATGCCCTCATCGCCCAAGCCAAAGAGCATGGGATGCAGCCTGTCATCCCTTCGCGCAGACATCGCAGACAGCGACGTGAATGCGACAAGCAGTTGTATCGGCTTCGTCATCTGGTTGAGAATGCTTTTTTGCATCTCAAGCGTTGGCGAGGTATTGCCACGCGATACGCCAAAAATACGGCTTCTTTCCTTGCTGCTGTGCACATCCGTTGTATCGCCATTTGGGCATCAATCTCGTGA
- the rimP gene encoding ribosome maturation factor RimP produces the protein MLLPLVQTLAQQVADQEHLDLVSVQWLTHQSPPILRVEVRHPENDTSLEDCERLSRALEMALDELPEFEFAYVLEVSSPGLSDYLSSDRDFDAFRGFPVRVTTTAPHRGKTLWEGNLIRRDEVNVYLNQRGRSLAIPRSLIASVQLYTPSSEP, from the coding sequence ATGCTTTTGCCTCTGGTGCAAACCCTTGCCCAGCAGGTTGCCGACCAAGAACACCTTGATCTGGTGAGTGTGCAGTGGCTGACCCATCAATCGCCACCCATTTTGCGGGTGGAGGTGCGCCATCCTGAGAACGACACCAGCTTAGAGGATTGCGAGCGGCTGAGTCGGGCCCTGGAGATGGCTTTGGATGAGCTGCCAGAGTTCGAGTTTGCCTACGTTCTCGAGGTGTCGAGTCCCGGCCTGTCGGATTACCTGAGTAGCGATCGCGACTTTGATGCCTTTCGTGGTTTTCCCGTACGGGTCACGACCACCGCACCCCATCGGGGTAAAACCCTTTGGGAAGGCAACTTGATTCGCCGTGACGAGGTGAATGTCTATCTCAATCAGCGGGGGCGATCGCTGGCGATTCCGCGCTCCCTCATTGCCAGTGTCCAACTGTACACCCCCAGCAGTGAGCCTTAG
- a CDS encoding DUF1997 domain-containing protein, whose protein sequence is MLRYETYLNNHQDWFHRCAHPMKAEPVGKHGYILTIGRYGSYGYEVEPKIGLHLLPQEQGVYRIETIPVPEQPFLNYKVDFQAAMALVPMRATPETDRDLLALNILEYTRVNWELDLRVEMYFPRFIYRLPHGLIQGTGNRVLAQIVRQVSYRLTAKVQDDFHKTIGLDLGKRWRRKRFHAERVRTLTPAPAPDRPDEPEPPAA, encoded by the coding sequence GTGTTACGCTATGAAACCTACCTCAACAACCATCAAGACTGGTTTCATCGTTGTGCCCACCCCATGAAAGCAGAGCCTGTGGGCAAGCATGGCTACATTCTCACCATTGGTCGCTACGGTTCCTATGGCTATGAAGTGGAACCTAAAATTGGACTGCACCTGCTGCCCCAAGAGCAGGGGGTCTATCGCATTGAAACAATTCCTGTGCCCGAGCAGCCGTTTTTGAACTACAAGGTGGATTTTCAAGCGGCAATGGCCTTGGTACCGATGCGAGCGACGCCTGAAACCGATAGGGACCTGTTAGCATTGAATATCCTTGAGTACACTCGGGTGAATTGGGAATTGGATTTGCGGGTGGAAATGTACTTTCCGCGGTTTATCTACCGTCTGCCCCATGGTCTGATTCAGGGGACAGGTAACCGCGTCTTAGCTCAAATTGTCCGCCAAGTCTCCTACCGCCTAACGGCAAAAGTCCAAGACGACTTCCACAAAACCATTGGTCTGGACCTGGGCAAACGCTGGCGACGCAAACGCTTCCATGCTGAGCGGGTGCGCACCCTTACTCCTGCCCCAGCGCCTGATAGGCCTGATGAGCCTGAGCCACCTGCTGCTTGA
- the bioA gene encoding adenosylmethionine--8-amino-7-oxononanoate transaminase, translating to MSIATMTDSPIWQPFTQMKTADPPLKVVRAQGACLELSDGRQIIDAISSWWVTLHGHSHPVLAKALYGQAQTLEHVIFAGFTHEPAEQLAQLLCAHTPGGLQRVFFSDNGSTAVEVALKMAYQYWQRRDQPQRSRFIGFAGGYHGDTLGAMTVGQSSPWWQPFQPLLPPLTILPYPATYPEDPEVDTKEAQAIAQLETTLKTDPDAYAALFIEPLVQGAGGMRMCRPQFLRAVSEVAKAYGVLVVYDEVMTGFGRTGALFACEKAGTQPDLLCLSKGLSGGCLPIAVTLTTEEIYQAFYADDPARAFFHSHSYTGNPLACAVSVASFQLLLAHPEAYQGLEARHWQCQQRYLADVSHLKQFRTCGTIAAMELETEASYFSDLVPQLRRRFIELGVLLRPLGNTLYILPPYCISDAELATVYRAIRQVAIEVAEGYFA from the coding sequence ATGTCCATCGCAACCATGACTGACTCCCCCATTTGGCAACCCTTTACACAAATGAAAACCGCAGATCCACCCCTTAAGGTGGTGCGTGCCCAGGGGGCTTGCCTTGAACTCAGCGACGGCCGCCAGATCATTGATGCCATTTCCAGTTGGTGGGTGACGCTCCATGGCCATAGCCATCCGGTGCTGGCTAAGGCGCTCTATGGTCAGGCACAAACCCTTGAGCACGTGATTTTTGCGGGCTTTACCCACGAGCCAGCAGAGCAGCTTGCTCAGCTCCTGTGTGCCCACACCCCAGGGGGGTTACAACGGGTCTTTTTTTCTGACAATGGCTCAACGGCTGTAGAAGTTGCCCTGAAGATGGCCTACCAGTATTGGCAGCGGCGCGATCAACCCCAGCGATCGCGCTTCATTGGCTTTGCCGGGGGGTACCATGGCGATACCCTTGGGGCAATGACTGTCGGCCAAAGTTCCCCTTGGTGGCAGCCCTTTCAGCCGCTGCTGCCCCCTTTGACAATTCTGCCCTACCCCGCCACCTATCCAGAGGACCCAGAGGTGGACACCAAGGAAGCGCAGGCGATCGCTCAACTAGAGACGACCCTCAAAACAGATCCCGATGCCTATGCAGCGCTCTTTATTGAGCCCCTGGTGCAGGGGGCTGGCGGCATGCGCATGTGTCGTCCCCAGTTTTTGCGAGCAGTTTCTGAGGTGGCCAAAGCCTATGGTGTTTTAGTCGTCTATGACGAGGTGATGACCGGGTTTGGCCGCACCGGCGCCCTCTTTGCCTGTGAAAAAGCAGGGACACAACCGGATCTACTCTGTTTGTCCAAAGGGCTATCGGGAGGGTGTTTGCCCATTGCCGTTACATTGACCACGGAGGAAATTTACCAAGCCTTTTATGCCGATGACCCCGCCCGTGCCTTCTTCCACAGTCATTCCTATACGGGGAATCCCTTGGCCTGTGCCGTGAGTGTCGCTTCATTCCAATTGCTGCTTGCGCACCCTGAAGCTTACCAAGGCCTAGAGGCGCGCCATTGGCAGTGTCAACAACGGTATCTTGCGGATGTTAGTCATCTCAAACAATTTCGCACCTGTGGCACGATCGCGGCCATGGAATTAGAAACAGAAGCCTCCTACTTTAGCGACCTTGTGCCCCAACTGCGCCGCCGCTTTATTGAGCTGGGGGTGCTTTTGCGACCCTTGGGCAATACCCTATATATCTTGCCCCCCTACTGCATTAGTGATGCGGAACTAGCCACCGTCTATCGTGCTATCCGCCAAGTGGCGATCGAGGTGGCCGAGGGTTACTTTGCCTGA
- a CDS encoding DUF1823 family protein, with amino-acid sequence MSTPDSQLPPLTETTLWQILNEELDDATVNRLLWQCLGYRYDAQSQTWRSDRVPLEWQQEYPQPPDFIGSRPAIVKLTRSIPPAHKQLLKEQLGFAGYEIKELNPRRTRRATAVNWLLSYMATQEEAQAK; translated from the coding sequence ATGAGCACTCCCGATTCACAACTACCTCCCCTCACGGAAACCACCCTGTGGCAAATTCTCAATGAGGAACTGGATGATGCCACGGTCAATCGGCTGCTGTGGCAGTGCTTGGGCTATCGGTATGACGCCCAAAGCCAAACTTGGCGCAGCGATCGCGTACCTCTAGAATGGCAGCAAGAGTATCCTCAACCCCCAGACTTCATTGGCAGCCGCCCCGCCATTGTCAAGCTCACCCGCTCTATCCCCCCTGCCCACAAACAACTTCTCAAGGAACAGTTGGGCTTTGCGGGTTATGAAATTAAGGAACTCAACCCCCGCCGTACCCGCCGTGCCACGGCTGTCAACTGGCTCCTCAGCTACATGGCCACTCAAGAGGAAGCTCAGGCAAAGTAA
- a CDS encoding DUF3747 domain-containing protein: MKYWQKLGLSLLTVACLGTIAPRPAQANMFTQTEVDQSRYVVMAVPLARGGYRLLVVEQIKDTRPCWSESGSNPVVIDPLLTTFDFTGICGRATDSNGYSIRVAQQDLGLQYSLRIERRDGELLLVGRSNRGGPRMVIGRTHGMQEGQFLKFHLEPTWRLTRRTYEGQVLGHVYFTNDTWETATGSAPTPVSPVGTETNLPPATPPQS, from the coding sequence ATGAAATACTGGCAAAAACTTGGCCTGAGCTTATTGACAGTGGCCTGTTTGGGAACAATTGCCCCCCGGCCAGCCCAAGCCAATATGTTTACGCAAACGGAAGTGGATCAAAGCCGCTATGTGGTGATGGCTGTGCCCCTGGCCCGCGGTGGCTATCGCCTACTGGTGGTGGAGCAAATCAAGGATACTCGCCCCTGCTGGAGCGAATCGGGCAGTAACCCTGTGGTGATCGATCCGCTGTTGACGACGTTTGACTTTACGGGCATTTGTGGTCGGGCTACGGATAGCAATGGCTACTCGATTCGGGTGGCGCAACAGGATTTAGGGTTGCAGTATAGTCTGCGCATTGAACGGAGGGATGGGGAATTGCTCCTTGTTGGCCGTAGCAATCGCGGTGGTCCGCGGATGGTGATTGGCCGCACCCACGGTATGCAGGAAGGGCAATTTCTCAAATTTCATCTGGAACCCACCTGGCGGCTCACGCGGCGCACCTACGAAGGCCAAGTGCTGGGGCATGTTTATTTCACGAATGACACTTGGGAAACAGCCACAGGCAGCGCTCCTACCCCTGTCAGTCCCGTCGGCACTGAAACCAACCTCCCCCCTGCAACCCCACCGCAAAGCTAG